In Mercenaria mercenaria strain notata chromosome 15, MADL_Memer_1, whole genome shotgun sequence, a single genomic region encodes these proteins:
- the LOC123552138 gene encoding uncharacterized protein LOC123552138 encodes MIRIKIFILGIFIIFQSCNNANEIHGSQTDPAITEEYTTEEYTMSTPLDSDFVNNTYVDYNSTEEYTVSTPMGNDNNDDYETLNAYQDDLENLTPDDVEVYLYRNDTLEFLSTFQPGHQRDVIRNQLKYCPFNRLCGFSFNLPNSWMTCCQACSCTFPTCVKDKTCCPDILFRHANGFSDTFVTEELPKLLEGQKVQKDCIYLYLTKSFLTYKKSAYGYATCPIGTESELHINCTRSYNADVVSELVEAVPVISRETNELYRNMYCAFCNGLSMYDFERLDAKLMCRVATYFTTDTDILNAVFVEGKCDIEFSTEHKLNSCFTSVSGCSVTGTFEETVCSTYRSAIYIDEQLFQNIFCSICNGVLPRSLTCPLGSMQGARNFAFSGLLKLDKVDAVLDIRSSNNRDMDKCSEDQLYDKILDSCKDLVCSAISVLNSGKCVDLFTNLEKITYTVFLRLKPVNPLSIKNAYIVAGHVIAHMEEFLDGSELCGMQIIYKPNVSLSKTDLSFVESSNLLYFDARVWFHIFKRHDPNQIVAKLMRLHDSNQTFRINNSTGPVTFKFQVKDDSPERFDQISFLSQSNDESNDSEISSEDYEFVLLPNLIAYNYEGICAIRKQDFNIIEITTCPKIELSASDLPWKEEEKGITFPIGHYVLKSNEYYFIDEDHIMVCADTYKHYLTQIPQEESDTSLSVESIISIACSTVSILALSFTFFVYCFFSKLRGTIPGKNNMSLVFTLLLAQTLYLTGSFSNFKRNSTECLLFGILIHWSWLVALLWMNICTFHMFRVLARTKVMSQSSGTRRLVIYQVYAQSMAAIFVSINIGVSYVMNGDFGYGTETCYISSQRMIIYTFGIPAACVVISNLSMFTFVIIKIKRTPSVQKNVQNERNDLIVFAKLSTITGATWVFGFLYMWTSSTALSYMFIVLNASQGLFIMFAFVINKRVYDLFRGQVLGLTVTSSESRRPTSKTSIKMSDKL; translated from the exons ATGATCaggattaaaatttttattttaggtattttcatcatttttcaaagCTGTAACAATGCAAATGAAATTCATGGTAGTCAAACAGACCCTGCCATTACAGAAGAATACACTACAGAAGAATACACTATGTCTACGCCATTGGACTCAGATTTTGTCAATAACACTTACGTGGATTACAATTCTACAGAAGAATACACTGTTTCAACACCGATGGGTAATGACAATAACGACGATTACGAAACCTTGAATGCTTACCAAGATGATTTGGAAAACTTAACACCAGACGATGTTGAAGTGTATTTATATCGAAATGATACTTTGGAGTTTTTGTCCACATTCCAGCCTGGTCATCAGCGTGATGTGATCAGAAATCAGTTGAAGTACTGCCCTTTCAACAGATTATGTGGATTTTCATTTAACTTGCCGAATTCCTGGATGACTTGTTGCCAGGCTTGTAGCTGCACTTTTCCGACATGTGTCAAGGACAAAACTTGTTGCCCTGATATATTATTCCGTCATGCCAATGGATTCAGTGACACCTTCGTTACCGAAGAATTACCAAAACTTCTTGAAGGACAAAAAGTACAGAAGGACTGCATTTATCTTTATTTGACAAAGTCCTTTCTCACTTACAAAAAAAGCGCATACGGTTACGCCACCTGCCCCATTGGTACAGAGTCGGAACTTCACATAAACTGCACACGGTCATATAACGCCGATGTTGTATCAGAATTAGTAGAGGCGGTACCCGTCATAAGTAGAGAGACCAATGAATTGTACAGAAATATGTATTGCGCGTTTTGTAATGGTTTATCTATGTACGACTTTGAAAGATTAGATGCAAAACTAATGTGCAGGGTAGCAACTTACTTTACTACTGATACAGACATCTTAAACGCAGTTTTCGTTGAGGGGAAATGCGATATTGAGTTCTCGACGGAGCATAAActaaatagttgtttcacatcagtGTCAGGCTGTAGTGTAACTGGCACATTTGAAGAAACTGTATGTTCTACGTACAGGTCAGCTATCTATATTGACGAGCAGCTTTTCCAAAACATTTTCTGCAGTATCTGTAATGGTGTTTTACCAAGATCCTTAACCTGTCCACTTGGAAGCATGCAAGGAGCACGCAATTTTGCATTTTCTGGATTGCTGAAGCTTGATAAAGTCGATGCTGTTCTTGATATTAGAagtagtaataacagagatatggATAAATGCTCAGAAGATCAGCTATATGACAAGATACTG GATTCATGCAAAGACTTGGTGTGTTCAGCAATTTCTGTACTTAACTCTGGAAAGTGTGTCGACTTGTTTACAAACCTGGAAAAGATCACTTACACTGTATTTCTTCGCTTAAAACCAGTCAACCCACTGTCCATCAAAAACGCGTATATCGTCGCTGGTCACGTTATTGCCCACATGGAAGAGTTTCTGGATGGAAGTGAATTGTGCGGCATGCAGATTATATACAAACCTAATGTGTCTTTAAGTAAAACTGATCTTTCTTTTGTTGAAAGTTCAAATTTACTTTATTTCGATGCAAGAGTGTGGTTTCATATATTCAAACGTCATGATCCAAATCAGATCGTAGCAAAACTAATGCGTCTTCATGACTCAAATCAAACATTCAGGATAAATAACAGCACTGGACCTGTCacatttaaatttcaagtcaaggACGACAGTCCTGAAAGatttgatcaaatatcttttctgtCGCAGTCAAATGATGAAAGCAACGATTCAGAGATTTCTTCGGAAGACTATGAATTCGTACTATTACCAAATCTTATTGCTTACAATTATGAAGGCATCTGTGCTATTCGAAAAcaagattttaatattattgagATCACAACCTGTCCAAAAATAGAGTTATCTGCATCTGACCTACCTTGGAAGGAAGAAGAGAAAGGTATTACTTTTCCAATTGGACACTATGTACTTAaaagtaatgaatattatttcatTGACGAGGACCACATAATGGTGTGTGCAGACACTTACAAACATTACTTGACCCAGATACCACAAGAAGAAAGCGATACGTCTCTCTCAGTAGAATCTATAATATCTATTGCATGTTCAACGGTATCTATTCTAGCTCTTTCTTTTACCTTTTTCGTATATTGCTTCTTTTCTAAACTTAGAGGGACAATACCGGGCAAAAACAACATGTCATTGGTATTTACATTATTACTCGCACAGACCTTATACTTAACTGGAAGCTTCAGTAATTTCAAACGGAATTCAACTGAATGTCTTCTCTTCGGTATATTGATTCATTGGTCCTGGTTAGTAGCATTGCTTTGGATGAATATTTGCACTTTTCATATGTTCCGCGTTCTTGCCAGAACAAAAGTTATGTCTCAATCATCGGGCACGAGAAGATTGGTAATCTATCAAGTTTACGCTCAGTCAATGGCCGCCatatttgtttctataaatatTGGCGTATCATACGTCATGAACGGTGATTTTGGTTATGGTACTGAGACTTGCTACATTTCTTCGCAGCGCATGATTATATATACGTTTGGTATTCCTGCAGCTTGTGTCGTAATTTCTAATCTCTCTATGTTTACGTTTGTTATCATTAAAATCAAGAGGACACCTTCGGTTCAAAAGAATGTTCAAAATGAGCGCAATGACCTAATTGTGTTCGCTAAACTATCGACCATCACCGGCGCGACCTGGGTTTTTGGGTTTCTTTACATGTGGACAAGTTCTACAGCGTTGTCCtacatgtttattgttttaaacGCTAGTCAAGGACTGTTCATCATGTTTGCGTTTGTAATAAACAAGCGAGTCTATGACCT